A window of the candidate division Zixibacteria bacterium HGW-Zixibacteria-1 genome harbors these coding sequences:
- a CDS encoding porphobilinogen synthase, producing the protein MTFPISRPRRLRKSEAIRRLVRETRLHPSNFVYPLFVSEIIDDPTPIGSMPGIFNYPLKNIALEADRAFKLGIPAVLLFGTPAKKDPGGSASLKSDGIVQQAVMEIKSQNPDIVVITDVCLCEYTDHGHCGIIKDNGVDNDATLDVLARQAVSHVQAGADIVAPSDMMDGRVGAIRGALDDYGFANTAIMAYSAKYCSAFYGPFRDAVDSAPKFGDRQTYQMDPANAIEAIREIELDIAEGADIVMVKPALSYLDIIAAARSEFAVPIAAYNVSGEYSMVKVAAKNNLADEKRLTLEILTSIKRAGADIIITYHALEAARWLE; encoded by the coding sequence ATGACATTTCCAATATCACGACCGAGAAGGTTGAGAAAGAGTGAGGCGATCCGCCGGTTGGTTCGCGAGACCCGACTGCACCCTTCCAATTTTGTTTACCCGCTCTTTGTCAGTGAAATAATCGATGATCCCACCCCGATCGGCTCGATGCCGGGTATATTTAATTACCCGCTTAAAAATATCGCTCTTGAGGCCGACCGAGCCTTCAAACTGGGCATTCCGGCGGTTCTTTTATTTGGCACGCCTGCCAAAAAGGATCCCGGCGGATCGGCATCATTAAAATCGGACGGTATTGTCCAGCAGGCGGTCATGGAAATAAAATCCCAGAACCCGGATATTGTTGTCATTACTGATGTCTGCCTCTGCGAATATACCGATCATGGCCATTGCGGGATTATTAAAGACAATGGCGTTGATAATGATGCCACTCTGGATGTGCTGGCCCGCCAGGCGGTCAGTCATGTTCAGGCCGGAGCCGATATCGTGGCCCCCTCGGACATGATGGACGGACGCGTCGGGGCCATCAGGGGGGCGCTTGACGATTATGGATTTGCCAACACCGCCATCATGGCCTATTCGGCCAAATACTGTTCCGCTTTCTATGGCCCTTTCCGTGACGCCGTCGATTCGGCGCCGAAATTCGGGGATCGGCAGACATACCAGATGGATCCGGCCAACGCCATTGAAGCAATCCGGGAGATTGAGCTTGATATTGCCGAGGGAGCCGATATCGTAATGGTCAAGCCGGCCCTGTCATACCTGGATATTATTGCCGCAGCCAGAAGCGAATTTGCCGTCCCGATCGCGGCTTATAATGTCAGCGGCGAATACTCGATGGTAAAAGTAGCCGCGAAGAATAATCTTGCCGACGAAAAAAGACTGACGCTGGAAATCCTGACATCGATCAAACGGGCCGGGGCCGATATAATAATTACCTACCATGCTCTTGAAGCGGCTCGGTGGCTGGAATAA
- the cobA gene encoding uroporphyrinogen-III C-methyltransferase, with protein MKAEEKTGKVYLIGAGPGDPGLITVKGMELINNCDAVVFDNLVPDELIVNLPPHSEKYYVGKRAGTHTLPQSEMNELLVRLAGEGKRVARLKGSDPLIFGRGGEEAKYLKTHGIKFEIVPGVTSGIAAPTYCGIPCTDRDKASLVTFVTGHKAQEKVLSTVPWECIAKAKNGTVVIYMGVGEIANIVSELTRYGMSPDSPMAVIERGTFPTQRHFTTTLTDMPDLVIRENIRPPALFVIGEVVRLQPFMEWFGDGPLFGVRVMVTRPADQSGEVYRALRDLGAEVLPYPTISTRENIDDKGWESFSKISEENNWLILTSENGVRYFFRQFAERVGDIRQLGRFKIAAVGHGTARALEQVHLRADFIPKKATTQALADELCGHVDLSGVNVVRIRGNLADDRIENKLVSAGASVLPITCYHTSYTGWMDGFKERLFEHLPDIITFTSGSTAAGLCKILSGEEMEILTRDAQIISIGPSTTDMIKSLGIKVTLEADEHSVPGIISKIVEYYTNKLQGVQ; from the coding sequence ATGAAAGCTGAAGAAAAAACCGGGAAAGTTTACCTGATCGGCGCCGGGCCCGGTGATCCCGGCCTTATCACCGTCAAGGGAATGGAATTGATCAACAATTGTGATGCCGTCGTTTTCGACAATCTGGTTCCTGATGAGTTGATTGTGAATTTGCCCCCCCACTCCGAAAAATATTATGTCGGCAAGAGAGCCGGCACACATACCCTCCCCCAATCCGAAATGAATGAACTTCTGGTCAGGCTTGCCGGGGAAGGAAAACGAGTGGCCCGATTGAAGGGCTCCGATCCTCTCATTTTCGGCCGCGGCGGTGAAGAGGCCAAATATCTTAAAACGCACGGCATCAAATTCGAAATTGTCCCCGGTGTCACGTCGGGTATTGCCGCCCCAACCTACTGTGGAATCCCCTGTACCGATCGGGATAAAGCATCCCTGGTAACTTTTGTCACCGGTCATAAAGCACAGGAAAAAGTCCTCTCGACGGTCCCCTGGGAATGTATTGCCAAAGCCAAAAATGGAACCGTTGTGATCTATATGGGTGTCGGCGAGATTGCCAATATTGTCAGTGAACTTACCCGATACGGCATGTCCCCGGACTCACCCATGGCGGTCATCGAACGAGGGACTTTCCCCACCCAGCGGCATTTTACCACGACACTGACTGATATGCCCGATCTGGTTATCAGGGAGAATATCCGGCCGCCCGCCTTATTTGTCATCGGCGAGGTGGTCAGACTGCAACCGTTTATGGAATGGTTTGGCGACGGGCCGTTGTTTGGCGTACGTGTCATGGTGACCCGTCCGGCGGATCAATCGGGAGAGGTGTACCGCGCCTTGCGGGATCTCGGGGCGGAGGTGCTCCCCTATCCGACCATATCTACCAGAGAGAATATTGACGATAAAGGCTGGGAGTCATTCAGCAAAATTTCAGAAGAGAACAACTGGTTGATTCTCACAAGCGAAAACGGCGTTCGTTACTTCTTCAGGCAATTTGCCGAAAGAGTCGGCGATATTCGTCAACTTGGCCGCTTCAAAATCGCAGCGGTCGGTCATGGTACAGCGAGAGCCCTGGAGCAAGTGCATTTGAGAGCCGATTTCATTCCGAAAAAAGCCACCACTCAGGCTTTGGCTGATGAGCTTTGCGGGCATGTGGATTTATCCGGCGTAAATGTTGTCAGAATTCGCGGTAATCTGGCTGACGATCGAATTGAAAATAAACTGGTTTCAGCCGGCGCTTCCGTCTTGCCGATTACCTGTTACCACACTTCATATACCGGCTGGATGGATGGATTTAAGGAACGGCTGTTTGAGCACCTTCCCGACATAATTACATTTACCAGCGGTTCAACCGCCGCAGGGTTGTGTAAAATTCTTTCCGGTGAAGAGATGGAAATACTGACGAGGGATGCGCAGATCATATCGATCGGACCATCGACGACCGACATGATAAAATCTTTGGGTATAAAAGTCACTCTTGAAGCCGATGAACACAGTGTACCGGGCATAATTTCAAAAATTGTCGAATATTATACAAATAAGTTACAGGGGGTACAATGA
- a CDS encoding hydroxymethylbilane synthase, which translates to MSKKVYKVGTRGSKLALAQTGQVVEYLKKLHSNVDFKILTITTEGDHDTATSLEQMGGVGVFTKKIEQELLEHNIDIAVHSAKDLPSVMTEGLAIGAVPERESCSDVWISHDGSSIHEIKAGAVVGTGSPRRRAQLLCMRPELTVTDIRGNVDTRLKKVKEGKYDAILMAHAGLKRAGLDKHITQVLPPDRFIPAPGQGFLLIQIRNDDNEALEITRAVNHEASRRCLTIERLLLEKLQAGCSAAVGGWARFSGNKILLSAVVLDKDGKTRLYAEGNIDYEKPNEKLAKSVTDKLLAKGAAGIIKQYES; encoded by the coding sequence ATGTCAAAAAAAGTTTATAAAGTCGGGACCAGGGGAAGCAAACTGGCTTTGGCTCAGACCGGTCAGGTTGTGGAATATTTAAAAAAGCTCCATTCAAATGTCGATTTTAAGATTCTGACAATCACGACCGAGGGCGATCATGACACCGCCACGTCTCTTGAGCAAATGGGTGGCGTGGGTGTATTTACCAAAAAAATCGAACAGGAATTGCTGGAACATAATATCGATATAGCCGTTCACAGCGCCAAGGACCTGCCTTCGGTGATGACCGAAGGGCTGGCTATCGGGGCGGTGCCGGAGCGGGAATCTTGCTCCGATGTATGGATATCTCATGACGGCAGCAGTATTCATGAGATAAAGGCTGGCGCCGTTGTCGGAACCGGCTCGCCGCGCCGCCGCGCCCAGCTTTTATGTATGCGTCCGGAGCTGACTGTGACGGATATCCGCGGAAATGTCGACACCAGGTTGAAAAAAGTAAAAGAAGGTAAATATGATGCCATCCTTATGGCTCATGCCGGATTAAAGAGGGCGGGACTTGACAAGCATATAACCCAGGTTCTGCCACCGGACAGATTCATTCCGGCGCCGGGGCAGGGATTTCTCCTGATTCAAATCAGAAACGACGATAATGAAGCCCTAGAAATAACCCGGGCGGTTAATCATGAAGCATCTCGCCGCTGCTTAACCATCGAAAGGCTGCTTCTTGAAAAGCTCCAGGCCGGGTGTTCGGCGGCAGTCGGCGGCTGGGCCCGATTCTCGGGTAATAAGATATTACTCTCGGCGGTCGTGCTTGACAAAGACGGCAAAACAAGATTATATGCCGAAGGTAATATAGATTATGAAAAGCCGAACGAGAAGCTTGCAAAATCTGTGACGGACAAGTTGTTGGCAAAAGGTGCAGCCGGAATTATTAAGCAATATGAAAGCTGA
- a CDS encoding siroheme synthase, with protein MSHNYMPISIAMKNRKCLVVGGGRVALRKIETLINYDGEFTVIAPETEDKIDYYAQRGLIKLEKRAYKSPEAALYGLVISASNDNVVNQTVFDDCRSAGVPVNVVDNPALCDFIFPAVVRRGCLSVSVASDGKAPFLSGHLRFVLENMFVENRWNKIAEFASEFRKKVQEQWPDDTDKKTGCYSRFLDTDWKSVIGEKSDDEIRTMLDEMLKF; from the coding sequence ATGTCTCATAATTATATGCCCATCAGTATCGCTATGAAAAACCGTAAATGCCTTGTTGTCGGAGGCGGCCGGGTGGCGCTTCGAAAAATAGAAACCTTAATAAATTATGATGGCGAATTTACAGTGATCGCCCCGGAGACAGAGGACAAAATAGATTATTATGCCCAAAGAGGGCTGATTAAGCTGGAAAAGAGAGCTTACAAGTCTCCTGAAGCAGCCTTATATGGGCTTGTCATTTCGGCCAGTAATGACAATGTTGTGAATCAAACCGTCTTTGATGACTGCCGCAGCGCCGGCGTTCCGGTCAATGTGGTCGATAACCCGGCCCTGTGCGACTTTATATTTCCGGCAGTGGTTCGGCGAGGCTGCCTTTCCGTATCAGTGGCCAGCGACGGTAAGGCGCCGTTTTTATCGGGTCACCTTAGGTTTGTCCTCGAAAATATGTTTGTCGAAAACCGCTGGAATAAAATTGCCGAATTTGCTTCGGAGTTTCGTAAAAAAGTGCAGGAGCAGTGGCCGGACGATACCGACAAGAAGACCGGATGTTATAGCCGTTTTCTGGATACCGACTGGAAATCGGTTATCGGCGAAAAAAGTGATGATGAAATTCGAACCATGCTGGATGAAATGTTGAAGTTCTGA
- a CDS encoding glutamyl-tRNA reductase produces MAMSNWYLAVCGINHKTSSLEEREPVQLGRDDMAKAHAVFSNHPDILESTIVATCNRVEFYFVAKKECDPFGAVRQFYRDFRGNDISALSDLFFVKKNRHAADHLFRVAAGIDSMVLGENQIMGQVKDAYSSACAVKAAGKIIHRLFHQAFRVGKSVRTDTEMGKGACSISSAAVEMLSERTAAAENPRILFIGVNQMITLAANGLRRLDYNHFVFANRTQEKAASFAAGYNAEGHSLDRLDELIGGSDIIITCTGSMEPIIRKDMFDSLLTKNPGKKLKIIDMAVPRDSEIDKNYHESIEVLDLEDIKLSVKKQQAKRELAIPQAEQIIERKLGEFVYWFDHVRYEPIYNGLYDAYENIRQAEMESILEKFPQDQRIIINRATKNLINKLVHLKVRLSSDSKKTE; encoded by the coding sequence ATGGCAATGAGCAACTGGTATCTGGCCGTTTGTGGAATCAACCATAAGACATCCTCTCTCGAGGAGCGCGAACCGGTGCAACTGGGGCGCGATGATATGGCCAAAGCCCATGCCGTTTTCAGCAATCATCCGGATATCCTGGAATCGACCATTGTAGCCACCTGTAATCGAGTCGAGTTTTATTTTGTAGCCAAAAAGGAATGTGACCCGTTTGGAGCTGTCAGGCAGTTTTATCGGGACTTCCGGGGCAATGATATTTCAGCGCTGTCTGATCTGTTTTTCGTAAAAAAGAACCGCCATGCCGCCGATCATCTGTTTCGCGTCGCGGCCGGCATCGACTCCATGGTTCTTGGCGAAAACCAGATTATGGGTCAGGTCAAGGATGCATACAGCTCCGCCTGCGCGGTCAAAGCCGCCGGGAAGATCATCCACCGCCTGTTTCATCAGGCTTTCAGGGTCGGCAAAAGTGTCCGCACCGATACCGAGATGGGTAAAGGGGCCTGTTCGATTAGCAGCGCGGCGGTCGAGATGCTAAGCGAGCGCACGGCGGCAGCTGAAAACCCGCGAATTCTATTTATCGGCGTTAACCAGATGATCACCCTGGCCGCCAACGGGCTGCGCCGCCTTGACTATAACCATTTTGTTTTTGCCAACCGCACACAGGAAAAGGCGGCCTCATTCGCGGCCGGATACAATGCCGAGGGGCATTCTCTTGACCGACTTGATGAGTTAATCGGCGGGTCCGATATCATTATCACCTGCACCGGATCCATGGAACCGATTATCAGGAAAGATATGTTTGACAGCCTCCTTACCAAAAATCCCGGAAAGAAACTGAAAATTATTGACATGGCTGTTCCAAGGGATAGCGAGATCGACAAGAATTATCATGAATCAATAGAGGTGCTTGATCTCGAAGATATCAAATTGTCTGTAAAAAAACAGCAGGCGAAACGGGAACTGGCCATCCCGCAGGCCGAACAGATAATCGAGCGCAAACTTGGGGAATTTGTTTACTGGTTCGATCACGTGCGCTATGAACCGATTTATAATGGTTTGTACGATGCATATGAGAATATTCGACAGGCCGAGATGGAATCAATACTCGAAAAATTTCCGCAGGACCAGCGCATTATTATAAATCGGGCCACAAAAAATCTTATAAACAAGCTGGTGCATCTTAAAGTCCGGCTTTCATCTGACAGCAAAAAAACGGAGTGA
- a CDS encoding menaquinol oxidoreductase, with protein MIEKALSGDKKYWSWIAFLMIVIGIGFLSYLRQYTNGLTVTGLSRDITWGFYIAQFTFLVGVAASAVMVVLPYYLHNYKAFSKLTILGEFLAIGSVIMCMLFVFVDMGQPFRALNIFLHPTPHSLMFWDVIVLSGYLLLNVLISHVTLDAEKKSIAPPKWIKPIIILSIPWAISIHTVTAFLYSGLAARAFWMTAVLAPRFLASAFASGPALLIIMVMLIRKFTRFDPGKEPVQKLAIIATYAMSMNIFLILMEVFTVLYSNIPEHIHHFQFLFFGLEGNTTLVPWMWSSVILAILALILLLNPKTRRNESILAVACVAVFVSIWIDKGLGMVVAGFTPTPLGHVIQYWLTWTEFFISMGVYAIGALLVTVFYKMTLSLRGETLKNQENEIIAREVKTIAG; from the coding sequence ATGATAGAAAAAGCACTTAGTGGAGATAAAAAATACTGGAGCTGGATAGCCTTCCTCATGATTGTCATCGGCATCGGGTTTCTATCATACCTGAGGCAATACACCAACGGCCTCACCGTTACCGGTCTGAGCCGGGATATAACCTGGGGCTTCTATATTGCCCAGTTTACCTTTCTGGTCGGTGTGGCGGCCTCGGCGGTGATGGTTGTATTACCCTATTACCTGCATAATTACAAGGCCTTTTCCAAACTGACCATTCTGGGTGAGTTCCTGGCAATCGGCTCGGTAATTATGTGTATGCTCTTTGTATTTGTGGATATGGGACAGCCGTTCCGGGCTTTGAACATATTTCTGCACCCGACACCGCATTCACTGATGTTCTGGGATGTGATTGTCCTGAGCGGTTACCTGCTCTTAAATGTGCTCATCAGCCATGTAACACTTGATGCCGAGAAAAAGAGCATTGCGCCGCCGAAATGGATCAAACCGATAATTATCCTTTCGATCCCGTGGGCCATCAGTATTCATACAGTCACCGCCTTCCTCTACTCCGGTCTTGCCGCCCGTGCTTTCTGGATGACGGCCGTCTTGGCCCCGAGATTTCTGGCCTCGGCTTTCGCATCCGGTCCAGCGCTGCTGATTATCATGGTCATGCTGATTCGGAAATTCACCCGCTTCGATCCCGGTAAAGAGCCGGTGCAAAAACTGGCTATCATCGCCACCTATGCCATGAGCATGAACATCTTTCTGATTCTGATGGAAGTCTTCACCGTTCTATACAGCAATATTCCCGAGCACATACATCACTTCCAGTTCCTCTTCTTTGGTCTGGAGGGAAACACCACCCTGGTTCCGTGGATGTGGTCTTCTGTAATTCTGGCGATACTGGCGCTGATTCTTTTGCTGAATCCCAAGACCCGGCGGAACGAGAGTATTCTGGCAGTGGCATGTGTGGCTGTTTTCGTATCAATCTGGATCGATAAGGGCCTTGGCATGGTTGTCGCCGGTTTCACGCCGACACCGCTTGGTCATGTTATTCAATATTGGCTGACTTGGACCGAGTTTTTTATAAGTATGGGAGTTTACGCGATCGGCGCCCTGCTCGTGACTGTCTTCTACAAAATGACCTTATCTCTCAGGGGTGAGACCCTTAAAAACCAGGAAAATGAAATAATCGCCCGGGAGGTCAAAACGATCGCCGGGTAG
- a CDS encoding 4Fe-4S ferredoxin has product MGIDRRKFLTIAGLTAATALGRKVIGQTEETDSVRTSLGLPEESPLIAKRWAMVIDTRICRQKDGCTVCIEACHQTHNVPYFGNPKDEVKWIWKEHYKEAFPNQEHEHLKEGLLETPVLVMCNHCDNPPCVRVCPTQSTWRRDDGIVMMDMHRCIGCRYCVAACPYGSRSFNWRDPRPFIKNLNLEFPTRSRGVVEKCNFCAERLATGLQPKCVEACQEKALHFGDLEDPESEIRALLRENYAIRRKPNLGTSPEVYYIV; this is encoded by the coding sequence ATGGGAATAGATAGAAGAAAATTCCTGACAATAGCCGGCCTTACGGCCGCAACGGCCCTTGGCCGAAAAGTAATCGGTCAGACGGAAGAAACTGATTCCGTCCGGACATCTCTTGGACTGCCCGAGGAATCGCCGCTGATCGCGAAACGCTGGGCGATGGTTATCGACACCAGAATCTGCCGTCAGAAAGACGGCTGCACGGTGTGTATCGAGGCCTGTCACCAGACGCACAATGTTCCCTATTTCGGCAACCCCAAGGATGAAGTCAAATGGATCTGGAAGGAGCATTATAAAGAGGCCTTTCCGAATCAGGAGCATGAGCACCTGAAGGAAGGTCTTCTCGAAACGCCGGTCCTGGTCATGTGCAATCATTGCGATAATCCCCCCTGTGTCCGGGTCTGCCCGACACAATCGACGTGGCGGCGCGATGACGGCATCGTGATGATGGATATGCATCGCTGCATCGGCTGCCGTTATTGTGTGGCGGCCTGCCCGTACGGTTCCAGGAGTTTCAACTGGCGCGACCCGAGACCGTTCATAAAGAATCTGAACCTGGAATTCCCGACGCGATCCCGAGGTGTCGTCGAGAAGTGTAACTTCTGTGCTGAAAGACTGGCCACAGGACTGCAGCCAAAGTGTGTTGAGGCCTGTCAGGAAAAAGCACTGCACTTCGGCGACCTTGAAGATCCGGAGTCGGAAATCCGGGCACTCCTTCGCGAAAACTATGCCATCCGGCGTAAACCCAATTTAGGCACCTCTCCGGAAGTGTACTATATAGTGTGA
- a CDS encoding cytochrome C, translating to MYDAGKIIGGLVIFLALISSPIWYNMASGRANVVPDLKYVTSEKQCVMPTEYMKTRHMDLLNSWRTDVVRNGLRVFTSPEGRKFNMSLTNTCMGCHSNKADFCDQCHNYSAVGQPNCWDCHNVPGEVQ from the coding sequence ATGTATGATGCTGGTAAAATCATCGGCGGCTTAGTTATCTTCCTTGCCCTGATATCCAGTCCGATCTGGTACAATATGGCGAGCGGCAGGGCCAATGTCGTGCCCGACCTCAAATATGTCACCAGCGAAAAACAATGCGTGATGCCCACCGAATATATGAAGACCCGGCACATGGATCTCCTCAATTCCTGGAGAACCGACGTTGTTCGTAACGGTTTAAGGGTCTTTACTTCGCCCGAGGGCCGCAAATTCAATATGAGCCTGACCAACACCTGTATGGGCTGCCACTCGAACAAGGCTGATTTCTGTGACCAGTGTCACAATTACAGTGCGGTCGGTCAGCCAAATTGCTGGGATTGCCATAATGTTCCGGGGGAGGTGCAGTGA
- a CDS encoding menaquinol oxidoreductase → MSEKYKAEELSRIDLTPPKTDWMDTSPVFKKGRFNYSAIPKSIEYLGLPNPRKWQPTDDDWKLPENWREIILEGLKVRLDRYRSLRVFMDICVRCGACADKCHYYIGSGDPKNMPVLRAELLRAVYRNNFTLAGKIMGKISGSRELTVDVLKEWFYYFFQCTECRRCSVFCPYGIDTAEITMMARELLSLVGLDIDWICTPAANCLRTGNHLGIQPHGFKDSIEFAADDLFDVTGVRTTPSINRKGAEILFIMPSADYFGDPHYFGFLGYLALFHEIGLDYTLSAYASEGGNFGLFHSYETMKRLNQKIYAEAKRLGVKWILGGECGHMWRVLHQYMDTLNGPADFLEEPVSPVTGTKFNNAKTTKMVHIAEFTSDLIRHNKIKLDRGRNDRWRVTWHDSCNPARAMGIFEEPRYILRHTCNNFFDMPEGTIKEQTFCCGSGAGLGTDENLEMRLRGGYPRGNAVRYVQEKHDVNLLACMCAIDKATLPAVVDFWAPGVQIGSLHELVGNALVMTGEKEDRTDLRGDPFVNQKQSEETENMIERKEDKANV, encoded by the coding sequence ATGTCGGAAAAATATAAAGCAGAAGAATTATCCCGAATAGACTTAACACCGCCAAAGACGGACTGGATGGATACCTCCCCGGTATTCAAAAAGGGGCGTTTTAATTACAGCGCCATCCCGAAGAGCATTGAATACCTGGGCCTGCCCAATCCGAGAAAATGGCAGCCGACCGATGATGACTGGAAGCTGCCTGAGAACTGGCGGGAAATTATTCTTGAAGGACTGAAGGTCCGCCTGGACAGATATCGGTCCCTCCGGGTCTTTATGGATATCTGTGTCAGGTGCGGCGCCTGCGCCGATAAATGTCATTACTACATCGGTTCCGGTGATCCCAAAAACATGCCGGTCCTTCGGGCCGAATTGCTCCGTGCGGTGTATCGAAATAATTTTACCCTGGCCGGAAAAATCATGGGCAAAATTTCCGGAAGCCGCGAGCTGACGGTCGATGTGCTTAAAGAATGGTTCTACTACTTCTTCCAGTGCACCGAATGCCGTCGCTGCTCGGTGTTCTGCCCCTACGGCATCGACACCGCCGAAATCACCATGATGGCGCGGGAGCTGTTGAGCCTGGTCGGTCTCGATATCGACTGGATCTGCACCCCGGCGGCGAACTGTCTTCGCACCGGAAATCATCTCGGCATTCAGCCGCACGGCTTCAAGGACAGCATTGAATTCGCGGCGGATGACCTGTTTGATGTGACCGGGGTCCGAACCACTCCATCCATCAACCGCAAGGGCGCCGAAATACTTTTTATAATGCCATCAGCCGATTATTTCGGTGACCCCCACTATTTCGGATTTCTGGGCTACCTGGCGCTGTTTCACGAAATCGGATTGGATTACACTTTGAGCGCTTATGCCTCGGAAGGCGGAAATTTCGGATTGTTCCACTCGTACGAAACGATGAAACGCCTCAATCAGAAAATATACGCCGAAGCCAAACGGCTCGGTGTCAAATGGATCCTCGGCGGAGAGTGCGGCCATATGTGGCGCGTTTTGCATCAGTATATGGACACTCTCAACGGACCGGCCGATTTTCTCGAAGAACCGGTCTCCCCTGTGACGGGAACGAAGTTCAATAATGCCAAAACAACAAAGATGGTCCATATCGCCGAATTCACATCGGATCTGATCAGGCACAATAAGATCAAACTCGACAGGGGACGCAACGACCGGTGGCGCGTGACCTGGCATGATTCATGCAACCCTGCCAGGGCCATGGGTATTTTCGAGGAACCACGGTATATCCTCCGCCATACCTGCAACAATTTCTTTGATATGCCGGAAGGCACGATCAAAGAGCAGACATTCTGTTGCGGCAGCGGAGCGGGGCTGGGCACCGATGAAAACCTCGAGATGCGCCTGCGCGGCGGGTACCCCAGAGGCAACGCCGTTCGCTACGTTCAGGAAAAGCATGATGTCAATCTGCTGGCCTGCATGTGCGCCATCGACAAGGCGACTCTTCCGGCCGTGGTCGATTTCTGGGCCCCCGGGGTGCAAATCGGAAGTCTGCACGAACTCGTCGGCAACGCTCTTGTCATGACCGGCGAGAAAGAGGACCGGACCGATTTAAGGGGTGACCCATTCGTAAATCAGAAACAAAGTGAAGAAACGGAAAATATGATCGAAAGGAAGGAGGATAAAGCAAATGTATGA
- a CDS encoding menaquinol oxidoreductase, with protein sequence MKGLYAFFSLLLLIAVALIGVQVVKWHFLFGVVIPYTAFAIFILGIIYRVIKWAKSPVPFRITTTCGQQKTHPWINSSYFDNPHNLIGVLGRMALEILFFRSLFRNTKADIHDGKIVYGGNKWLWLGGLAFHWTFLIVLVRHFRFFMEPAPFFVGWIQNLDGIMQVGIPVLYMTDVVFLGALTYLFFRRVIVPQVRYISLAGDYFPLFLIMAIGTTGVLMRYVPSMKVDINGIKQLTLGLLSFGPIVPEGIGATFFIHLFLVSLLLAYFPASKLMHMGGVFLSPTRNLANNNRARRHVNPWDYPVEGHSYMEWEDEFRELMKAADMPLEKE encoded by the coding sequence ATGAAAGGTTTGTATGCATTCTTTTCTTTACTTCTGCTCATTGCCGTTGCCCTTATAGGTGTCCAGGTAGTCAAATGGCACTTTCTATTTGGAGTGGTAATTCCCTATACGGCCTTTGCCATATTTATTCTGGGAATCATCTACCGGGTAATCAAATGGGCGAAATCGCCGGTCCCCTTCCGAATCACGACCACATGCGGACAACAGAAAACACACCCGTGGATCAATTCCAGTTATTTTGACAATCCCCATAATCTTATTGGTGTCCTCGGCCGCATGGCCCTGGAAATTCTGTTTTTCCGCTCGCTGTTCAGAAATACCAAAGCTGATATCCATGACGGTAAAATCGTGTACGGCGGGAACAAGTGGCTCTGGCTCGGCGGACTGGCCTTTCACTGGACATTTTTAATTGTCCTCGTGAGACACTTCAGGTTTTTCATGGAGCCGGCGCCGTTCTTTGTGGGTTGGATTCAAAACCTTGACGGCATCATGCAGGTTGGTATACCGGTACTTTACATGACCGACGTGGTATTCCTTGGAGCGCTCACATATCTATTCTTCAGAAGGGTGATCGTGCCGCAGGTGCGATATATATCGCTGGCCGGCGATTATTTCCCGCTTTTCCTGATTATGGCGATAGGCACCACCGGAGTACTTATGAGATATGTTCCTTCCATGAAAGTCGATATCAATGGAATCAAACAATTGACCCTCGGCCTCCTGAGTTTCGGTCCCATTGTCCCTGAAGGAATCGGTGCCACGTTTTTTATTCACCTGTTTCTGGTCAGTCTTCTTCTGGCCTATTTCCCGGCCAGCAAGCTGATGCACATGGGTGGCGTTTTTCTGAGCCCTACACGAAATCTGGCTAACAATAACCGTGCCCGCCGGCATGTCAATCCCTGGGATTACCCTGTCGAGGGACATTCCTACATGGAATGGGAAGATGAGTTCAGGGAACTGATGAAGGCCGCTGATATGCCATTGGAGAAGGAATAG
- a CDS encoding sulfurtransferase TusE yields MPTFTLGSVSIEVDEDGFMAEPETWNEEIAKALASTEGVGEMTDDHWKLANYLRDYYLKFGIAPMIRKLCKETGFSLKYVYELYPSGPAKGACKVAGLPKPTGCV; encoded by the coding sequence ATGCCTACATTCACACTCGGCAGTGTTTCAATCGAAGTCGATGAAGACGGTTTCATGGCGGAACCGGAAACTTGGAATGAAGAAATTGCCAAGGCTCTGGCCAGCACCGAGGGCGTTGGCGAAATGACCGACGATCATTGGAAACTTGCCAATTATCTCAGAGATTATTATCTCAAATTCGGGATTGCTCCGATGATTCGGAAACTCTGCAAGGAAACCGGGTTTTCATTGAAATATGTCTATGAACTTTACCCGTCGGGTCCTGCAAAAGGCGCCTGCAAAGTCGCGGGGCTGCCCAAGCCGACCGGATGCGTATAA